In Pseudemcibacter aquimaris, the sequence TTCCTTGGATTTCGATAATTTTACCAGCACCAGTCATCACGAAGTTCGCATCTGTTTCCGCGGCGCTATCCTCATCATAGTCAAGATCAAGAACTGGTGTGCCTTTATAAACACCACATGAAATCGCCGCCACTTCGTGAATAATCGGGACTTCTGATAATGTACCGTTCGCTACCATTTTCTGAAGGCATTGATAAAGCGCGACATAACCGCCAGAAATTGACGCTGTTCGTGTTCCTCCGTCTGCCTGTATCACATCACAATCCACACGAATTTGACATTCACCAAGCTTTTCAAGATCAACGGCCGCGCGTAATGAACGCCCCACTAGACGTTGAATTTCTTGTGTGCGACCAGATTGTTTTCCTTTTGCAGCTTCGCGCGGCATACGACCATGTGTGGAACGCGGAAGCATCCCATATTCACCGGTTACCCACCCTTTTCCAGAACCACGTAAAAATGGCGGCGCTTTTTCTTCGAGTGTAGCAGTGCATAACACATGGGTATCACCGAATTTAATCAGGCATGATCCTTCTGCATATTTTGAAAAACCGAGTTCCATTGAAATTTCACGCATTTGATCAGCGCTTCTGCCGGATGGGCGCATAAAACCTTCTCCCTTTAAAGAATATAATTATCGGTTTTAACGTTAAATCAAACGCAATGCCACTCAATTATATTTTATTTACGCCCTAGCGTTGACCTTGGCCAAAGGCGTACCTACATTACCTAGCATGAGCATTTTGAACGACAGATCACGGGAAATATTCCGCCAGATTGTGGACGCCTATATTTTAACGGGCGACCCGGTTGGTTCTGCAACGCTTTCAAAACAGCTTGAAGTATCCCTTTCCCCGGCTACGGTTCGTAATGTAATGGCAGATTTGGAAGAAAGCGGTCTTATTTATTCCCCACACACATCCGCGGGACGCATTCCAACGGAAATGGGATTAAGGTTATTTGTCGATGGCATGCTGGAACTGGGCAATCTGACCAAACAAGAACGTAATGACATTAAAATTCAGTGCAATAATTCCGGCCACAATATGGAAGATGTGCTGACCAAAGCCGGAAGCATGCTTTCCGGTCTTTCCCAATGTGCCAGCGTCGTTATGGCCCCAAAGAAAGACCGCCCGTTAAAACATGTTGAATTTGTGCATTTATCACCCGGGCGTGCCCTTGTGGTGATGGTTAGTGACGGTGATGATGTTGAAAACCGTATTATTGATGTGCCACCGGGCATTACCCCGTCCGCACTTATTCAAGCGGCCAATTACATCAATTCGAAATTACATGGCCATGACTTTTCTGAGGCCAAAGCACAGATTGAAAAAGAAATCAGCGTACATGAAGCAGAACTTGATCTGCTCGCCCAGAATATTGTTGAACAAGGCCTTGCTGTCTGGGCAGGAACCCGAGACGCGGGGCAAATATCAAAAGAATCACTTATTGTCCGTGGACAGGCAAATCTGCTCGATGATTTGGATGCGAAAGAGGATCTGGAACGTATCAGACTACTTTTTAGTGATCTTGAGCGCAAAAAAGACTTGATTGAGCTGCTTGGGCTCGCAAAAAATGCCGATGGAGTAAGAATTTTCATTGGTTCTGAAAATAATCTCTTTTCTCTTTCGGGTTCATCTGTTATCGCTGCACCCTATATGGATGAAAAAAACAACTTACTCGGTGTGATTGGCGTTATTGGACCAACACGGTTAAATTATGCAAGGATCATTCCGATGGTAGATTACACAGCAAAAATTATTGGAAAAATAATATAATGACTGAAAACACAGAAAATGAAGAAATGAACGAAGAAAACATTTCTGAAGAAGAAAATAACGAACAACCGGAAAAGACGGAAGAAGCAGGCGAAGAAGTAACGCCATTAAGCGTTGCTGAAGCAGAGATCAATGATCTGCGTGACAAGCTTTTACGCGCAGTTGCAGAGGCAGAAAACGTACGTCGCCGCGCTGAAAAAGAAAAAGCAGACGCAGCAAATTACGCGGTGACAAATTTTGCCCGTGACATCCTTGCCGTTGCGGACAACCTTCACCGTGCGCTAGAATCCTTGCCGGAAGAAGACAATATTCCCGATCATGTTAAGAACCTGCTTGAAGGTGTTAAAATGACTGACCGCGAGCTTCACAATATCTTTGAACGCCACGGCATTAATAAAATTAATCCACATGGCGAAGCTTTCGATCACAATCATCACCAAGCAATGTTCGAAGCAGAAACAGATGAGCATCCACACGGTACAGTGATGCAGGTAATGCAGGTTGGTTATAAAATCAAAGACCGCCTATTACGTCCTGCGATGGTTGGTGTTTCCAAAGGCGGTAACAAAGACAAAGAAGGCGTTGATACCAAGGCCTAATCGCTTAAGGTTATTGAGCCACTAATAAAAAAAACACTCATCAAAATAATTTGGTGAGTGTTTTTTTATGACTTAAGATTTTTTATGAACGGTTATCTGTTCCCAATAACATTTGACGCACTATTGTTCGGCACGACATACACTTTTACATCCCTTAAAATATCTGCCATTTCTTCAAGATAAATGCGTCTTTCCATTGCCTCTGGTGATTTTTGCCATTCTGCGGCAAGACCGTTAAATCTCGCGACATCCCCTTTTGCACTTTCTAATCTTGCAAATTTTGCAGCCATTCCTTCGTTTCTGATGCGGGTAGCTTCCACCTCTGCATCAAATAAAACTTGGTTTTTCTGGGATTCCGCAAGTTCAATACGTCTATAACGGTCCGAATTAGCATTTTGTACCAATTGAAATGAATCGGCAACACCATCATTACTGGGTGGGGAAAGCGATTTTACAATCACATCCTGCACCTGAATGCCGGTATTT encodes:
- the grpE gene encoding nucleotide exchange factor GrpE, producing MTENTENEEMNEENISEEENNEQPEKTEEAGEEVTPLSVAEAEINDLRDKLLRAVAEAENVRRRAEKEKADAANYAVTNFARDILAVADNLHRALESLPEEDNIPDHVKNLLEGVKMTDRELHNIFERHGINKINPHGEAFDHNHHQAMFEAETDEHPHGTVMQVMQVGYKIKDRLLRPAMVGVSKGGNKDKEGVDTKA
- the rph gene encoding ribonuclease PH, which gives rise to MRPSGRSADQMREISMELGFSKYAEGSCLIKFGDTHVLCTATLEEKAPPFLRGSGKGWVTGEYGMLPRSTHGRMPREAAKGKQSGRTQEIQRLVGRSLRAAVDLEKLGECQIRVDCDVIQADGGTRTASISGGYVALYQCLQKMVANGTLSEVPIIHEVAAISCGVYKGTPVLDLDYDEDSAAETDANFVMTGAGKIIEIQGTAEEEPFSEEELLRMMRLARFGVDQITKMQRKTLGI
- the hrcA gene encoding heat-inducible transcriptional repressor HrcA, with translation MSILNDRSREIFRQIVDAYILTGDPVGSATLSKQLEVSLSPATVRNVMADLEESGLIYSPHTSAGRIPTEMGLRLFVDGMLELGNLTKQERNDIKIQCNNSGHNMEDVLTKAGSMLSGLSQCASVVMAPKKDRPLKHVEFVHLSPGRALVVMVSDGDDVENRIIDVPPGITPSALIQAANYINSKLHGHDFSEAKAQIEKEISVHEAELDLLAQNIVEQGLAVWAGTRDAGQISKESLIVRGQANLLDDLDAKEDLERIRLLFSDLERKKDLIELLGLAKNADGVRIFIGSENNLFSLSGSSVIAAPYMDEKNNLLGVIGVIGPTRLNYARIIPMVDYTAKIIGKII